The Kitasatospora paranensis genome has a window encoding:
- a CDS encoding pyruvate dehydrogenase — protein MGSVAEQMVEVLRQAGAERVYGVVGDSLNPVVDAIRRAEGISWVHVRNEEAGAFAAAAEAELTGRLAVCAGSCGPGNTHLIQGLYDAQRSGVPVLALVSHIPSGQIGTGFFQETHPERVFTDCSGFCEMVSNPAQLPRLLRIAVQHALGAHGVAVLVFPGDVAAQPAAGPTGDSHFLTEQAVAAPPWSQVRALADALDSARTVALFCGAGVRGAHEEVMKLAAALQAPVGHSLRGKEHIQFDNPYDVGMSGLLGYGACHEALHEAELVLLLGTDFPYDSFLPQRRVIQVDHDATRLGRRAPLELAVHGDVSATLRAVLPLLAQKTGRGFLDDMLTRHARALENVVGAYTRDIERHTPIHPEYVASVLDEVAADDAVFTVDTGMCNVWAARYLTPNGRRRVIGSFLHGSMANALPHAIGAQFAFPGRQVVSMSGDGGLSMLLGELLTVARHRLPVKTVVFNNGALGMIKLEMLVSGYPEWEVDNGDVDYAAIARAAGIPAKRVTDPAKVREVLAEALERPGPALVDVVTDPNALSIPPHITAAQVKGFALAAGRTVLSGGVGRMIDLARSNLRNIPRP, from the coding sequence GTGGGCAGTGTGGCCGAGCAGATGGTGGAGGTGCTCCGCCAGGCCGGTGCGGAGCGGGTGTACGGCGTCGTCGGCGACAGTCTGAACCCGGTGGTGGACGCCATCCGGCGCGCCGAGGGGATCTCCTGGGTGCACGTCCGCAACGAGGAGGCCGGGGCGTTCGCGGCCGCCGCGGAGGCCGAGCTCACCGGCCGGCTCGCGGTCTGCGCCGGCTCCTGCGGGCCCGGCAACACCCACCTGATCCAGGGTCTCTACGACGCCCAGCGCAGCGGCGTGCCGGTGCTGGCGCTGGTCTCGCACATCCCGTCCGGCCAGATCGGCACCGGCTTCTTCCAGGAGACCCATCCGGAACGGGTGTTCACCGACTGCTCGGGCTTCTGCGAGATGGTCTCCAACCCCGCCCAGCTGCCGCGGCTGCTGCGGATCGCCGTGCAGCACGCGCTCGGCGCGCACGGCGTCGCGGTGCTGGTGTTCCCCGGGGACGTGGCGGCGCAGCCCGCCGCGGGCCCGACCGGCGACAGCCACTTCCTCACCGAGCAGGCGGTGGCCGCCCCGCCGTGGAGCCAGGTCCGGGCGCTCGCCGACGCCCTGGACTCCGCCAGGACGGTCGCGCTGTTCTGCGGCGCCGGGGTGCGCGGCGCGCACGAGGAGGTGATGAAGCTCGCGGCCGCCCTCCAGGCCCCGGTCGGCCACTCGCTGCGTGGCAAGGAGCACATCCAGTTCGACAACCCGTACGACGTCGGGATGAGCGGCCTGCTCGGCTACGGCGCCTGCCACGAGGCCCTGCACGAAGCCGAGTTGGTGCTGCTGCTGGGCACCGACTTCCCGTACGACTCGTTCCTGCCGCAGCGCCGGGTGATCCAGGTCGACCACGACGCGACCCGGCTCGGGCGCCGGGCACCGCTCGAACTCGCCGTCCACGGCGACGTGTCGGCGACCCTGCGGGCGGTGCTGCCGCTGCTCGCGCAGAAGACCGGCCGCGGCTTCCTCGACGACATGCTGACCCGGCACGCACGGGCCCTGGAGAACGTGGTCGGCGCCTACACCCGGGACATCGAGCGGCACACGCCGATCCACCCCGAGTACGTGGCATCGGTGCTGGACGAGGTCGCCGCCGACGACGCCGTGTTCACCGTGGACACCGGGATGTGCAACGTCTGGGCCGCCCGCTACCTGACGCCGAACGGGCGCCGCCGGGTGATCGGGTCCTTCCTGCACGGCTCGATGGCGAACGCGCTGCCGCACGCGATCGGCGCCCAGTTCGCCTTCCCCGGGCGGCAGGTGGTCTCGATGTCCGGCGACGGCGGGCTGAGCATGCTGCTCGGCGAGCTGCTGACCGTGGCCAGGCACCGGCTGCCGGTGAAGACCGTGGTCTTCAACAACGGGGCGCTCGGCATGATCAAGCTGGAGATGCTGGTCAGCGGCTACCCGGAGTGGGAGGTCGACAACGGCGACGTCGACTACGCGGCGATCGCCCGGGCGGCGGGCATCCCCGCGAAGCGGGTCACCGACCCGGCCAAGGTCCGCGAGGTGCTCGCCGAGGCGCTGGAGCGACCCGGCCCGGCGCTGGTGGACGTGGTCACCGACCCCAACGCGCTCTCCATCCCGCCGCACATCACCGCGGCCCAGGTGAAGGGCTTCGCGCTGGCCGCGGGCCGTACGGTGCTGTCCGGCGGCGTCG